A single Vicinamibacterales bacterium DNA region contains:
- a CDS encoding serine hydrolase domain-containing protein, whose amino-acid sequence MRETTRRVFLHRSGRVALGSALLWQSKSLSTQLTGDSAWNALIAGLEAQIPSLMTELLVPGVSVVLIRDGAIAWQRAFGVTDASMKRPVDSDTIFEAASMSKPVFAYAVLKLCEKKVLALDTPLVAYGGPPFLEGDPRIKSITARHVLSHSTGFQNWRSDSEPLRIHFTPGTQYRYSGEGFAWLQSVVSHVTQQPIEPFMKANLLEPFGMTTSGYVWNETFAARAARPHDAKGRPEDNRKRTAADVARYAAAGDLEATPTEYAKFLLEVIAPKPPDEYRLTAASLKEMCRPHVKEPNAWGARGLGWQLVHADKGDVIQHGGDNPGFHAFAVGSVERRCGAVVMTNGENGATLIGRFLSDVVDRLHVASRH is encoded by the coding sequence ATGCGCGAGACCACACGACGCGTCTTCCTCCACCGTAGCGGACGTGTCGCGCTCGGCAGCGCGCTGTTGTGGCAGTCCAAAAGCCTCTCGACGCAGCTGACCGGCGACTCGGCCTGGAACGCGCTGATCGCGGGCCTCGAAGCGCAGATTCCTTCGCTGATGACGGAACTCCTGGTGCCCGGCGTATCGGTGGTGCTGATTCGTGACGGCGCCATCGCGTGGCAACGCGCTTTTGGCGTGACCGACGCCTCGATGAAGCGGCCCGTCGATAGCGACACGATCTTCGAAGCGGCGTCGATGAGCAAACCGGTCTTCGCTTATGCAGTGCTGAAGCTGTGCGAGAAGAAGGTGCTCGCTCTCGACACACCGCTGGTCGCCTACGGGGGGCCGCCGTTTCTCGAAGGCGATCCGCGCATCAAGTCGATCACCGCTCGCCACGTCCTCTCACACTCGACCGGTTTCCAGAACTGGCGTTCGGATTCGGAGCCGCTCCGCATCCATTTCACGCCGGGCACGCAGTATCGATATTCGGGCGAGGGCTTCGCGTGGCTGCAGTCGGTCGTCAGCCACGTCACCCAACAGCCCATCGAGCCGTTCATGAAGGCAAACTTGCTCGAGCCGTTCGGTATGACAACGAGCGGCTATGTCTGGAACGAGACCTTCGCGGCGCGCGCCGCGCGCCCGCACGATGCCAAAGGACGGCCAGAGGACAATCGGAAGCGCACTGCCGCCGACGTGGCGCGCTACGCCGCGGCCGGCGATCTCGAGGCCACGCCCACGGAATACGCGAAGTTCCTGCTCGAGGTAATCGCGCCGAAGCCGCCCGATGAGTATCGGCTCACCGCCGCGTCCCTGAAGGAGATGTGTCGACCGCATGTGAAGGAGCCGAACGCGTGGGGCGCCCGCGGCCTTGGATGGCAGCTCGTTCACGCCGACAAGGGGGACGTCATTCAACACGGCGGCGACAATCCCGGCTTCCACGCGTTTGCCGTCGGCTCCGTCGAACGCCGGTGTGGCGCGGTGGTCATGACCAACGGCGAAAATGGCGCGACCCTGATCGGCCGATTCCTGAGCGACGTCGTAGACCGGCTGCACGTCGCTTCGAGACACTAG
- a CDS encoding MBL fold metallo-hydrolase — protein MTSPLSRREFFAGVGMFAAAARSVVGQSRRTRLVLLGTGGGPRPRTANSASAQVIVSNGAAYVIDCGDGVARQMAFAGVPLASLRHVFITHQHSDHTADYGNLIWLAWTAGLSSRVDTWGPPPLERMTRLFLEMNQSDIEIRIANEGRVPLAPLVRVHEVRQGGPVMADDNLRVTATLVDHPPVVPAFAYRFDAADRSIVISGDTAPSQSLVKLAAGADVLVHSVMYPPAIDRLVARIPNAAALKASILAHQTSAEDAGRIAQDAGVKTLVLSHFVPPDDAAVTDAMWLEAARRHFRGTVIVGRDLLEL, from the coding sequence ATGACGAGCCCGCTCAGCCGAAGAGAGTTTTTCGCCGGCGTGGGCATGTTTGCCGCGGCCGCCCGCTCCGTCGTGGGACAGAGCCGGCGCACCAGGCTCGTGCTGCTTGGGACAGGAGGCGGGCCGCGGCCCCGAACGGCGAATTCCGCTTCCGCGCAGGTGATCGTCAGCAACGGCGCGGCCTACGTGATTGATTGCGGCGATGGCGTGGCCCGGCAGATGGCCTTTGCGGGCGTGCCGCTGGCATCGCTGCGCCACGTGTTCATCACGCACCAACATTCCGATCACACCGCCGACTACGGCAATCTGATCTGGCTCGCGTGGACGGCCGGACTGAGCTCGCGCGTCGATACGTGGGGACCGCCGCCGCTCGAGCGCATGACCAGACTGTTCCTCGAGATGAACCAGTCCGACATCGAGATCCGGATCGCCAACGAGGGCCGTGTGCCGCTCGCGCCGCTCGTGCGCGTGCACGAAGTGCGTCAAGGCGGCCCAGTCATGGCGGACGACAATCTCAGGGTCACCGCAACGCTCGTGGATCATCCACCGGTCGTGCCGGCCTTCGCCTACCGCTTCGACGCCGCCGATCGCTCGATCGTGATCTCGGGCGACACGGCACCGTCGCAGAGCCTGGTGAAGCTCGCCGCCGGCGCGGACGTCCTGGTCCACTCCGTCATGTATCCGCCGGCCATCGACCGGCTCGTCGCCCGCATACCAAATGCGGCGGCGCTGAAGGCGAGCATCCTCGCGCATCAGACATCGGCGGAAGACGCGGGCCGTATCGCACAGGACGCTGGCGTGAAGACACTGGTCCTCTCGCATTTCGTACCGCCCGACGATGCCGCCGTGACCGACGCGATGTGGCTCGAGGCCGCTCGGCGCCACTTCCGGGGTACCGTGATCGTCGGGCGAGACCTGCTGGAGCTCTGA
- a CDS encoding M20/M25/M40 family metallo-hydrolase, with amino-acid sequence MSSRSGLTHALVLAAVAAALVRGQQTVNPPNDLNRISSTVLRGQSMELLRELTDDIGARLVGSPAYDRAAQWAATRLREAGLTNIRFEEFTLPDTWQRGSARARLIAPVERALRIGSVGWGPSTPPGGIRGDVILVSDLSAATIRSQSAQLKHRIVLVDLEKALPSDQPLAFARLRNAYALLKDLGAQAVLLPHRVANNVAGWVDTGNARGTVLPLPVGDIGLEDNLLLRRHLARGPVTIEAEWRNEVSGPTQVSNLVAEITGRELPHEWVLLGAHLDSWDLGTGAQDNGTGVVMVLEAARAIASLDKPPRRSIRFALWAAEEPGPPGSAMFIKRHANDLQNCIAVLNTDNGAGRPRGWYVNGRNDLRAAMRPISARLRDLRADGLSMDASCGSDECPFLLEGIPALKLWVDTTQYRQVHHQASDTFDKVDATSFRAGGAVVAMTTYTIANQPSRLAPHIGQDTVRQILRTAKLDVELMYSLWKP; translated from the coding sequence ATGTCGAGCAGATCTGGTCTCACGCACGCGCTGGTCCTCGCGGCAGTCGCGGCCGCTTTGGTGCGCGGACAGCAGACCGTCAATCCCCCGAACGATCTGAATCGAATCTCGTCGACCGTTCTGCGTGGCCAGTCCATGGAACTGCTTCGCGAGTTGACGGACGACATCGGCGCGCGTCTAGTCGGATCTCCGGCATACGACCGAGCCGCGCAATGGGCCGCGACGAGGCTCCGCGAAGCCGGACTTACCAACATTCGCTTCGAGGAATTCACTTTGCCCGATACCTGGCAACGTGGGTCCGCGCGAGCTCGACTCATCGCGCCAGTCGAACGCGCGCTGAGAATCGGATCCGTCGGTTGGGGACCATCGACTCCACCCGGCGGCATTCGCGGCGACGTGATTCTGGTTTCCGATCTTTCGGCAGCGACGATTCGATCGCAGTCAGCGCAACTGAAGCATCGAATCGTTCTCGTCGATCTCGAGAAGGCCCTGCCGTCCGATCAGCCCCTCGCATTCGCACGCCTTCGCAATGCGTATGCGCTGCTCAAGGATCTTGGCGCGCAAGCGGTTCTGTTGCCCCACAGAGTGGCGAACAACGTCGCTGGTTGGGTAGACACTGGCAATGCGCGAGGCACAGTCCTCCCGCTGCCAGTCGGGGACATCGGACTCGAAGACAACCTGCTGCTTCGTCGTCACCTCGCCCGTGGGCCTGTCACCATTGAAGCGGAATGGCGGAACGAGGTGTCAGGGCCGACCCAGGTAAGCAACCTCGTCGCAGAGATCACCGGTCGCGAGCTGCCTCACGAGTGGGTCCTTTTGGGTGCCCACCTCGATTCGTGGGATCTCGGGACCGGCGCGCAGGACAACGGCACGGGCGTGGTAATGGTCCTCGAGGCGGCGCGTGCGATCGCGTCACTCGACAAACCGCCGCGGCGCTCGATTCGATTCGCGCTCTGGGCCGCTGAGGAGCCGGGCCCGCCCGGTTCGGCGATGTTCATCAAGCGGCATGCAAACGATTTGCAGAATTGTATCGCCGTGCTGAACACCGATAACGGCGCCGGACGGCCACGCGGCTGGTATGTGAACGGGCGAAACGATCTGCGCGCGGCGATGCGCCCGATTTCGGCACGTTTACGCGATCTGCGTGCCGACGGGTTATCGATGGACGCGAGCTGCGGGTCGGATGAATGTCCGTTCCTGCTTGAAGGAATCCCGGCGTTGAAGCTGTGGGTGGACACCACCCAGTATCGACAAGTGCACCATCAGGCAAGCGACACGTTCGACAAAGTCGACGCGACCTCGTTCCGGGCGGGCGGCGCAGTCGTCGCGATGACAACGTACACGATCGCCAATCAGCCGAGTCGACTCGCACCACACATAGGGCAGGACACTGTTCGGCAGATCCTGCGCACGGCCAAGCTCGATGTCGAGTTGATGTATTCGCTGTGGAAGCCTTGA
- a CDS encoding aminoglycoside phosphotransferase family protein, whose amino-acid sequence MDLVLPARLSASCRNSPEATEWLSRLPAVIRELQARWSLTLGSPYDNDELSCAWVAPVTSADGSAAVLKVSMPHFEAMHEIDGLRFWNGDPTVRLIDDDEGFGAMLLERCTPGRHLRGLRQEGEQDAVIAGLLRRLWRSPSAQHPFRPLSSLIARWTVETLTCSAQWSDAWLVREGLSVFDELSRTAKDSVLLATDLHAGNVLEAQREPWLVIDPKPFFGDPAFDATQHLLNCVGRLRADPLGTIQRFAELLGVDPRRVQSWLFARLAAEPRSDWDRDESPRIARALAPS is encoded by the coding sequence ATGGATCTTGTGCTTCCCGCCCGACTCTCGGCGAGCTGCCGCAACTCGCCTGAGGCAACCGAATGGCTTTCCCGTCTTCCAGCCGTCATTCGCGAATTGCAGGCGCGTTGGTCACTAACCCTCGGCAGCCCGTACGACAACGACGAGCTGAGCTGCGCCTGGGTGGCACCCGTCACCTCTGCGGATGGATCGGCGGCTGTTCTTAAGGTCAGCATGCCTCACTTCGAGGCCATGCACGAGATTGACGGGTTGCGGTTCTGGAATGGTGACCCGACGGTTCGCCTCATCGACGACGACGAGGGGTTCGGAGCCATGCTGCTCGAGCGCTGTACGCCCGGAAGACATCTTCGCGGATTGCGGCAGGAAGGCGAACAGGACGCAGTAATCGCAGGACTCCTCCGTCGACTCTGGCGATCGCCGAGCGCGCAACACCCCTTCCGCCCTCTCTCATCGCTGATCGCCCGTTGGACTGTGGAAACCTTGACGTGCTCGGCGCAGTGGTCTGATGCCTGGTTGGTCCGCGAGGGCTTGTCCGTGTTCGATGAGTTGTCGCGAACGGCGAAGGACAGCGTCCTCTTGGCGACCGACCTTCACGCTGGGAACGTGCTGGAGGCGCAGCGAGAGCCTTGGCTTGTCATCGACCCGAAGCCCTTCTTCGGTGATCCTGCGTTCGACGCAACCCAGCACCTCTTGAACTGTGTCGGGAGGCTGCGCGCGGATCCTCTTGGCACGATTCAGCGTTTCGCGGAGTTGCTTGGCGTCGATCCGCGGCGTGTTCAGTCCTGGCTGTTCGCTCGCCTCGCTGCGGAACCCCGCAGTGATTGGGACCGAGATGAATCGCCGCGAATCGCGCGGGCACTTGCGCCCTCGTGA
- a CDS encoding alkaline phosphatase family protein — protein MTRWRTLVLSKLPRYGAIILALGLVAITWTVSGEQVKQSPPDPATRQRFLAMFARAYFPGRTGQLLIVPREGDFITRADPNFEYMHGSPWSYDVSIPLMFAGPAVKTGVFSVPAAQQDVAPTLAASLGVQMPPSTTGRILPVLRAGARPRVVMLLVLDGMRRDYFDRYAASMPTLTALRQQSAWFTQARLNVLPSNTAMGHSTISTGADPRVHGITGVSVYDRTHGRRHDLFAGGVPHDLVALTLADVWQLETAGRAIVLAQGSIDRAATPLAGHGACQLNGTPVLLASYDQQTGNWTTNPNCFRLPAYLKDRNASALWRADGEWMSHRIDSAAAVRYSALFPAFEADAMTTMIEREPVGADNVADLILLNYKGADFVGHKYGPDSSELRVTLGEMDRHLTRMLRALEAKVGNDYLLAVTADHGMPSQPSSPDRRHFAQSIVDLLHERFDPEAKQLITSFEPENSQMFVDENRLSALHLTLRDLARVLESQPFVFAVFTHDDVRLAANAAK, from the coding sequence ATGACGAGGTGGCGGACCTTAGTCCTCTCAAAGTTGCCCCGCTACGGTGCCATTATCCTCGCCCTGGGTCTGGTCGCGATCACGTGGACGGTTTCGGGCGAGCAGGTCAAGCAGTCGCCACCCGATCCCGCAACGCGACAGCGCTTCCTGGCAATGTTCGCACGGGCCTATTTTCCAGGCCGAACGGGCCAACTCCTGATCGTCCCGCGTGAAGGGGACTTCATCACACGGGCTGACCCGAATTTCGAGTACATGCACGGGTCCCCCTGGTCCTATGACGTCTCGATTCCGCTGATGTTTGCGGGCCCTGCGGTGAAAACCGGCGTGTTCTCAGTCCCAGCCGCGCAGCAGGACGTGGCGCCCACGCTTGCGGCGTCGCTTGGCGTACAGATGCCCCCGTCAACGACGGGCCGCATATTGCCGGTTCTGCGGGCGGGCGCTCGACCGCGAGTGGTGATGCTGCTCGTCCTGGATGGCATGCGGCGCGATTACTTCGATCGCTACGCCGCGTCCATGCCAACCCTGACCGCTCTGCGTCAGCAGAGTGCCTGGTTCACTCAGGCGCGGCTGAACGTTCTGCCCTCCAACACCGCAATGGGGCACTCGACGATCTCGACGGGCGCCGATCCTCGCGTGCACGGAATCACCGGCGTAAGCGTGTACGATCGCACTCACGGACGGCGCCACGACCTGTTCGCGGGAGGAGTGCCGCACGATCTGGTGGCACTGACGCTGGCAGACGTCTGGCAGCTCGAGACGGCTGGCCGCGCGATCGTACTGGCCCAGGGCAGCATCGACCGAGCGGCGACGCCGCTTGCGGGTCACGGAGCGTGTCAGTTGAATGGAACGCCAGTGCTGCTCGCAAGCTACGATCAACAGACGGGCAACTGGACCACGAACCCCAATTGCTTCCGGCTGCCTGCGTACCTGAAGGATCGAAATGCGAGCGCACTGTGGCGGGCCGACGGGGAGTGGATGAGTCACAGAATCGACTCGGCCGCCGCTGTGCGCTATTCGGCCCTGTTTCCGGCATTCGAAGCCGATGCGATGACGACGATGATTGAGCGCGAGCCGGTGGGCGCAGACAACGTCGCGGATCTCATTCTGCTCAACTACAAGGGGGCCGATTTCGTGGGCCACAAGTACGGTCCGGATTCGAGCGAGCTCCGCGTCACCCTCGGCGAGATGGACCGCCACTTAACGCGAATGCTGCGGGCGCTGGAGGCGAAGGTTGGCAACGACTATCTTCTCGCGGTGACCGCGGACCATGGCATGCCGTCGCAACCCTCGTCGCCGGACCGTCGACACTTTGCGCAGTCGATCGTAGATCTGTTGCACGAAAGGTTTGATCCTGAGGCGAAGCAGCTGATTACATCCTTCGAACCGGAGAACAGCCAGATGTTCGTCGATGAGAACCGGCTGTCGGCCCTTCATCTGACGCTGCGCGATCTGGCGCGCGTTCTCGAATCACAGCCGTTCGTTTTTGCGGTTTTCACACACGACGACGTGCGGCTTGCGGCCAATGCCGCGAAGTGA